TGCTGGCCACCGTGGGCGTCGTCGTGCTCGGTGTCGGCGGCACGGCGGGTGGCGCGGGGGCTGGCACGGGGGGCGCCGATGTGCTCGGCATCCTGGGCTCGGTCGGCGCGGGAGCCTCGTTCGCGGTGTTCGCCAATGCGCAGCGCCGCCTCATGGACGCGGGCTGGGACCCGTTCACCGTGGCCGGGGCGATGGGCGCATGGTCGGCGGGCTTCGCGCTGCTCGCGCTGCCGTTCATCGACATCGGCTGGGTCGCCGACCCTCGCGGTCTCGCCTTGACACTGTGGCTGGGTCTCGCCACGATCGCCGTCGCGTACACGCTCTTCACCTGGGGCCTTGAGCGCCTCACCGCCGCCACCGCGGCGACGCTCACCCTCGCCGAACCGCTGACGGCCAGCATCCTCGGCATCGCGGTGCTGGGCGAACGTCTGAGCCCGCTGGCGATCGGCGGTCTCGTCATCCTCGCTGCGGGCCTCGTGCTCCTCGCGTGGGGCGCACGCCGGCGCGACCCCGCGCCGTTCGCCGTCGAGGGCTGACGAGGGCTGACGGGTAACGCCGACGAAACCTGCGCCTGGCATCCTGACGACCGTGACTCTCCGCATCGTCGTCGACGACCTCACCGGCGACGCGACCCTCCGCCTCATCGCCGCGCACCTCGCGAGCATGCACGACCTCACCCCGCCAGAGAGCGTGCACGCACTCGACCCGGGCGCGCTGGCAGACCCGGCGGTGACGGTCTGGTCGGCCTGGGAGGGCGATCATCTCGTCGGCATCGGGGCGCTGAAGCAGCTCGATCCGCAGCGGGGCGAGCTGAAGTCGATGCGGGTCGACGACCGC
This genomic window from Candidatus Microbacterium phytovorans contains:
- a CDS encoding DMT family transporter — translated: MLAVLAVLAAAVLFGTTGTSQALGPGDTTPLSIGVMRLVVGGTALAAVGFALARRRTRERRNPLPTWRAVALMALTGLCLAAYQPLFFLGTARGGVAVGTVIALGSAPVLAGLLEWVLTRRLPSATWLGATLLATVGVVVLGVGGTAGGAGAGTGGADVLGILGSVGAGASFAVFANAQRRLMDAGWDPFTVAGAMGAWSAGFALLALPFIDIGWVADPRGLALTLWLGLATIAVAYTLFTWGLERLTAATAATLTLAEPLTASILGIAVLGERLSPLAIGGLVILAAGLVLLAWGARRRDPAPFAVEG
- a CDS encoding GNAT family N-acetyltransferase, which codes for MTLRIVVDDLTGDATLRLIAAHLASMHDLTPPESVHALDPGALADPAVTVWSAWEGDHLVGIGALKQLDPQRGELKSMRVDDRFRGTGAGRALLRHIVDAARQRGIRSLWLETGADEGFLPARRLYESEGFAPCGPFADYRPDQLSVFMTRVL